A single region of the bacterium genome encodes:
- a CDS encoding BamA/TamA family outer membrane protein, translated as MRFSIRHWASGLFFAVMLFLNFNSNVLGQFEETRTRFRSVYVDSSGALIDSLPVFEDSVFVSGKEYEFTGLDDKGESTGLNVFDEATLNLSLKVGEEEDRDLGFFGKAGSWFVNNLTRIVTLTFWDPGIGTNRYFFVNEILTEDLRLIRSLYEEQGYFDARIVKYKATLSKDRRKISVKIYIREGKPTVLADDPRIKVTSSLPLIDPKRNLDPEKIISQLIVQKGNIFVRENIDLDKATIQKIYGQYGYYSAEVSESIDTISTEERKVNLVYTVFPGRYTVFGKTDIAGNYYKKQNNNADTTKKIVNDEVILLKVRYKEGKPFDPDKLGLSVGQINGLSVFRSVKPILSRKRGQIDSSLIASKSELAAILDSIKQHADNRLIGKDMHLDELGIPVDTLNITMSVSERKEKIIKPGFGITTDFRDLPASERRGLSNLPFLGLQVSWQSRNFFGGARKLEVSSQVSKGFVNDILFANYMQGKITFRQPSFILPFIRDAENDLLLSVSAERNNTKAFDELSYEVSPTFVRQFNRQLSMNFTPLSFTRKLLLRTEASDKTNKNFFTTNSRLGFTLNSSNDFFYPNTGFLIYANSDFAGFILPSDLKYVKLSLDNRKYFGLSKKISLALRARVGSDIPYYVGGDKTIIPVSEQFYGGGPNSIRGWGIKELGVIEERLTTDSSGKVSSRLTYLGGNSIMEASIEFRYNLYISRNPNDVISGMDIAAFFDYGNVWTEYDFKNFDKKLPIQPVGAAGIGTRIRTLIGPVRIDVGYKLVNINKLKVRDVVTDDVRTISSKGAKLISPIAFQITLGQPF; from the coding sequence ATGCGTTTTTCCATTCGACATTGGGCTTCCGGGTTATTTTTTGCGGTGATGCTCTTTTTAAATTTCAATTCAAATGTCTTAGGTCAATTCGAAGAAACCCGGACACGATTTCGTTCCGTGTACGTAGATTCTTCCGGAGCTTTGATTGATTCCTTGCCGGTTTTTGAGGATAGTGTTTTTGTATCCGGTAAAGAATATGAGTTCACCGGACTGGACGATAAGGGTGAATCAACCGGTCTAAATGTTTTTGATGAAGCCACATTAAACCTATCCTTAAAAGTTGGAGAAGAAGAAGATCGCGACCTTGGATTTTTTGGTAAAGCCGGCTCGTGGTTTGTCAATAACCTGACACGTATTGTAACGCTGACGTTCTGGGATCCCGGTATAGGCACTAATCGTTATTTCTTTGTCAATGAGATATTAACGGAAGACCTCCGGTTGATCCGCTCGTTATACGAGGAACAAGGGTATTTTGACGCCCGGATAGTGAAATACAAAGCAACGTTGTCGAAAGACCGCAGAAAAATTTCTGTTAAGATCTATATCCGCGAAGGCAAGCCGACAGTACTTGCTGACGATCCTAGAATTAAGGTGACTTCATCGCTTCCACTGATTGATCCCAAGCGTAATCTCGATCCGGAAAAAATCATATCGCAACTTATCGTTCAAAAAGGCAATATTTTTGTCAGAGAAAATATCGACCTTGATAAAGCGACCATTCAAAAGATATACGGCCAATACGGTTATTATTCAGCGGAAGTATCGGAATCTATCGATACAATATCTACCGAGGAACGCAAAGTAAATTTAGTTTACACAGTATTTCCCGGACGATATACGGTGTTCGGTAAAACCGATATAGCCGGTAATTACTATAAAAAGCAGAATAACAATGCGGATACGACAAAAAAAATAGTGAACGACGAAGTGATCCTGCTGAAGGTACGTTATAAGGAAGGTAAGCCGTTTGACCCGGATAAATTAGGTCTGAGCGTTGGCCAGATTAACGGCCTCAGTGTATTTCGATCTGTAAAACCTATATTGTCCAGAAAACGCGGCCAGATTGATTCTTCGCTGATAGCTTCCAAATCGGAACTTGCCGCCATACTGGATTCGATAAAACAACATGCAGACAATCGTTTAATCGGGAAAGATATGCATTTGGATGAACTTGGCATCCCGGTTGATACGTTAAATATAACGATGTCGGTGAGCGAGAGAAAAGAGAAGATCATTAAACCCGGCTTTGGTATTACCACCGATTTCAGAGATTTGCCGGCCAGCGAACGCCGCGGATTGAGTAATCTCCCGTTTCTCGGTTTGCAGGTATCATGGCAAAGCAGAAATTTTTTCGGCGGAGCGAGAAAACTCGAAGTTTCAAGCCAGGTGAGCAAAGGATTTGTAAACGACATATTGTTCGCAAATTATATGCAGGGAAAAATAACGTTTCGTCAGCCGTCATTTATACTTCCTTTTATTCGCGACGCTGAAAACGATCTCCTGCTCTCAGTTTCAGCCGAACGTAACAACACAAAGGCATTCGATGAACTCAGCTACGAAGTTTCGCCTACGTTTGTTCGTCAATTTAACAGGCAGTTAAGCATGAACTTTACGCCGTTGTCCTTTACGCGGAAACTGCTTCTCAGAACGGAAGCCAGCGACAAAACGAATAAAAACTTTTTTACTACGAACTCAAGGTTGGGCTTCACACTTAACAGCAGCAACGACTTTTTCTATCCTAATACGGGTTTTCTCATCTATGCTAACAGTGATTTTGCAGGTTTCATCTTACCGTCGGATCTTAAATATGTGAAATTGAGTTTAGACAATAGAAAATATTTTGGATTATCAAAAAAAATATCGTTGGCGCTGCGTGCACGTGTAGGTTCGGATATTCCCTATTACGTTGGCGGGGATAAGACAATCATTCCTGTCAGCGAGCAATTTTACGGCGGCGGCCCTAACAGTATCCGCGGCTGGGGCATCAAAGAATTGGGCGTTATTGAAGAAAGGCTCACTACCGATAGTTCGGGAAAAGTATCGAGCAGACTTACCTACTTGGGCGGCAACAGTATTATGGAGGCCAGTATCGAGTTTCGATACAATTTATATATCTCACGAAATCCGAATGACGTGATAAGCGGTATGGATATAGCCGCGTTTTTTGATTACGGCAACGTATGGACGGAATATGATTTTAAGAACTTCGACAAGAAACTGCCAATTCAACCTGTCGGCGCCGCGGGTATCGGAACGCGCATTAGAACCTTGATAGGGCCGGTACGTATAGACGTTGGATATAAATTAGTTAATATCAATAAGCTTAAAGTGCGCGACGTCGTTACAGATGATGTGCGGACGATTAGCTCCAAGGGCGCTAAGCTCATTTCTCCGATCGCTTTCCAGATTACGTTGGGTCAGCCCTTCTAA